A genomic segment from Dietzia psychralcaliphila encodes:
- a CDS encoding NADH:flavin oxidoreductase/NADH oxidase produces the protein MALLFEPIRIRDLEIRNRAWLSPMCQYSCDAGDGVPTPWHLVHLGARAQGGFGLILAEASAVVPEGRISRQDAGMWNDAQRDAWAPIVDFVHSQGAAIGIQLAHAGRKASTYRAFPGEPTGSLPVGEGGWSTVAPSAIPFGDMATPEALDPEGIRGVVEAFVDAARRADQAGFDVVEIHAAHGYLIHEFLSPLSNERTDEYGGSRDDRSRLLLEICDAVRRVWPEGKPLFVRISATDWVDGGWTPEDSRWLAGRLAEHGVDLVDVSSAANTPAIPPVPLEQGYQVPLAEEVRASGAVLAGAVGLISDPEYAEQLIVDERADVVFLGRAGLREPAWPQRAAAELGLDWREAPYPPQYTRGKWA, from the coding sequence ATGGCGCTCCTCTTTGAACCGATCCGCATCCGCGACCTCGAGATCCGCAACCGCGCCTGGCTGTCGCCGATGTGCCAGTACTCGTGCGACGCCGGCGATGGTGTCCCCACGCCGTGGCACCTGGTGCACCTCGGGGCGCGGGCGCAGGGCGGGTTCGGGCTGATCCTCGCCGAGGCGTCCGCCGTGGTGCCGGAGGGCCGCATCAGCCGTCAGGACGCCGGGATGTGGAACGACGCGCAGCGGGACGCGTGGGCCCCCATCGTGGACTTCGTGCACTCACAGGGCGCGGCGATCGGAATCCAGCTGGCGCACGCGGGCCGCAAGGCATCGACCTACAGGGCCTTCCCCGGTGAGCCCACCGGGTCACTGCCCGTGGGCGAGGGCGGGTGGAGCACGGTCGCTCCCTCGGCGATCCCGTTCGGTGACATGGCGACCCCGGAGGCGTTGGATCCCGAGGGGATCCGCGGTGTGGTGGAAGCGTTCGTCGACGCCGCCCGCCGCGCCGACCAGGCCGGATTCGACGTGGTCGAGATCCACGCGGCCCACGGCTACCTGATCCACGAGTTCCTCTCTCCGCTGTCCAATGAGCGGACGGACGAGTACGGCGGCTCGCGGGACGACCGTTCGCGACTCCTCCTGGAGATCTGCGATGCCGTCCGGAGAGTCTGGCCCGAAGGCAAGCCGCTGTTCGTGCGCATCTCGGCGACCGACTGGGTGGACGGGGGCTGGACCCCGGAGGATTCGCGCTGGCTCGCGGGCCGGCTCGCGGAGCACGGCGTCGACCTGGTCGATGTCTCGTCCGCCGCCAACACTCCCGCGATCCCCCCGGTGCCCCTCGAGCAGGGCTACCAGGTGCCGCTGGCCGAGGAGGTCCGGGCGTCCGGTGCGGTGTTGGCCGGCGCGGTGGGGCTCATCAGTGACCCGGAGTACGCCGAGCAGCTGATTGTCGACGAGCGTGCCGACGTCGTCTTCCTGGGCCGCGCCGGATTGCGCGAGCCCGCCTGGCCCCAGCGCGCGGCCGCCGAACTGGGCCTGGACTGGCGCGAGGCGCCGTACCCGCCGCAGTACACCCGCGGAAAGTGGGCGTGA
- a CDS encoding fatty acid desaturase: MTLASDISTRTGSEGSRPGDSGRGSAGPAGPTGLAEAIQALYARAKAEVGQEDLTHIRNVTAYGQAIDARRRELLREGGPRAIRRATALEMMYRLMQFSELGHNIVHGSYDHLPDNGEYHSDRYDWDFNVDTGHWKTMHHAGHHPNTNIVGKDHDLGYSVFRGSAGQDWYGHHLGQVAFISALAAMAPIAAPFFLANIARKVEDRRFFSSYTLRAPARIARRDARRRFVDEPFRSGWKPLSTLVANYLGGVTGYMSVLFLVLIEHHAGELELFTDPGPDETADQYYERQIRATRNFLPSPQMDAALTRILEEEVPFENRPDLRIFYGGLDTHVEHHLFPDLPPSMQRKVAPEVRAIAAEYGLPYHETPLLETVPLIAKTLTGLSVPFGEREFGRPTDLLRNPASLLRRLRYGLSYRALPESPYLNKPRFYNVPVKVVSATPVADGQALSVRLGRPRGWEDVHWDAGAYVSVRVAVDGEELVRQYSLVRDSADSHADAEGDLELCVKRVEGGRVSNRLGDELRAGAYVTLVGTPQSSGDFAIPTPETPSLHIAGGVGITPIISLLRRIGRDACNAGTRANATLLYFNRDDRSIIFESELRELARESGVQLHVFTDAPSARGDLSTGRLGPELLQRVVPDAAERETYVCAPAALIDLTRGWLRDLGQPAERFHAESFTAPELDRPADDGSRYTVRFRRTGTAVEIDGATTLLEAAGRAGIAVPTGCERGLCKACVTGKLSGTTRGEGDGPLQERITVCTSTASSDIELDL, encoded by the coding sequence ATGACTCTCGCTAGCGACATCAGCACCCGTACGGGCTCCGAGGGTTCACGACCGGGCGACTCCGGGCGCGGATCGGCGGGACCTGCTGGACCGACCGGGCTGGCCGAGGCGATCCAGGCACTCTATGCCCGGGCCAAGGCCGAGGTGGGCCAGGAGGACCTGACCCACATCCGCAACGTCACCGCCTACGGGCAGGCGATCGACGCCCGCCGCCGGGAGCTGTTGCGCGAGGGGGGCCCGCGCGCGATCCGCAGGGCCACCGCGCTGGAGATGATGTACCGGCTCATGCAGTTCTCCGAGCTGGGGCACAACATCGTCCACGGCAGCTACGACCACCTGCCGGACAACGGCGAGTACCACTCCGACCGGTACGACTGGGACTTCAACGTGGACACCGGCCACTGGAAGACGATGCACCACGCGGGCCACCACCCCAACACCAACATCGTCGGCAAGGACCACGACCTCGGCTACAGCGTCTTCCGGGGCAGTGCCGGCCAGGACTGGTACGGCCACCACCTCGGGCAGGTGGCGTTCATCTCCGCGCTCGCCGCCATGGCCCCGATCGCCGCGCCGTTCTTCCTGGCCAACATCGCGCGCAAGGTCGAGGACCGCCGCTTCTTCAGTTCATACACGCTGCGCGCGCCTGCCAGGATCGCCCGCCGGGACGCGCGGCGCCGGTTCGTCGACGAGCCGTTCCGCTCCGGCTGGAAGCCGCTGTCGACGCTGGTCGCCAACTACCTCGGCGGCGTCACCGGGTACATGTCCGTGCTGTTCCTGGTGCTCATCGAGCACCATGCGGGTGAGCTGGAGCTGTTCACCGACCCCGGTCCCGACGAGACCGCCGACCAGTACTACGAGCGGCAGATCCGGGCGACCCGCAACTTCCTGCCGAGTCCGCAGATGGACGCGGCGCTGACCCGGATCCTGGAGGAGGAGGTGCCGTTCGAGAACCGTCCCGACCTGCGGATCTTCTACGGTGGACTGGACACCCATGTCGAGCACCACCTGTTCCCCGACCTGCCGCCATCGATGCAGCGGAAGGTCGCGCCGGAGGTGCGCGCCATCGCCGCCGAGTACGGGCTGCCGTACCACGAGACCCCGTTGCTGGAGACCGTGCCGCTCATCGCCAAAACGCTCACGGGCCTGTCCGTGCCGTTCGGCGAGCGGGAGTTCGGGCGGCCCACGGACCTGCTGCGCAACCCGGCTTCGCTGCTGCGTCGGCTGAGGTACGGGTTGTCCTACCGGGCCCTGCCCGAATCGCCGTACCTGAACAAGCCGCGGTTCTACAACGTTCCGGTCAAGGTCGTGTCCGCCACGCCGGTCGCGGACGGGCAGGCCCTCTCGGTGCGTCTGGGCCGGCCACGCGGATGGGAGGACGTCCACTGGGACGCCGGCGCGTACGTGTCGGTGCGGGTGGCGGTCGACGGCGAGGAATTGGTACGCCAGTACAGCCTCGTCCGTGACAGTGCGGACTCACACGCCGACGCCGAAGGCGACCTCGAGTTGTGCGTCAAGCGCGTCGAGGGAGGCCGGGTCTCCAACCGACTGGGAGACGAACTCCGCGCCGGGGCGTACGTGACGCTCGTCGGGACGCCGCAGTCGTCGGGCGACTTCGCGATCCCCACGCCGGAGACCCCGTCACTGCACATCGCCGGCGGGGTGGGCATCACGCCGATCATCAGCCTGCTGCGACGGATCGGCCGCGACGCGTGCAACGCCGGGACCCGCGCCAACGCCACCCTGCTGTACTTCAACAGGGACGACCGCTCGATCATCTTCGAATCCGAACTGCGTGAACTCGCGCGAGAGTCCGGCGTCCAGTTGCATGTGTTCACCGATGCCCCGTCCGCGCGGGGAGACCTGTCGACGGGCCGACTCGGCCCCGAACTGCTGCAGCGCGTGGTGCCCGACGCCGCCGAGCGCGAGACCTACGTCTGCGCCCCGGCCGCGCTCATAGACCTGACCCGCGGTTGGCTGCGAGACCTCGGCCAACCGGCCGAACGTTTCCACGCGGAATCGTTCACCGCCCCCGAACTCGACAGGCCGGCCGACGACGGAAGCCGGTACACGGTGCGTTTCCGCCGCACCGGCACGGCCGTGGAGATCGACGGGGCCACGACCCTGCTCGAGGCCGCGGGGCGTGCCGGGATCGCGGTCCCGACCGGGTGCGAGCGCGGCCTGTGCAAGGCGTGCGTGACCGGCAAGCTCAGCGGCACGACCCGAGGAGAGGGCGACGGCCCACTCCAGGAGCGCATCACCGTCTGCACCAGTACTGCCAGCTCGGACATCGAGCTGGACCTGTAG